The Panthera tigris isolate Pti1 chromosome A1, P.tigris_Pti1_mat1.1, whole genome shotgun sequence region tgtatacttcatatatatatagagagagatagatatatagatgatatagatatagatagatatagatatagatatagatatagatatagatatagatatatggcagagccccagagccccaggaaaactgagtaactccctgAAATAGCCAAAGCCATCACCATAAATACCATCattagctaaagacaaaagatgttgggGACAGGAAGTCAGTTGTGGGAGGTCCCCAGGAAAAGCACAGCAAACAAGGGCAAAGTTAAGCATATATAAATTATTGCTTTCTCCAGTGATAGCAGCTTCTGGAGATTGACAGTCATACCTGCATCCTGGTGCTGAAGGAGACACCCTTACAAGTGGAGATTTCCCCTATTCAtgtgtctcttacaaaagggtgACTTCTTGGTTTTCAGAACTTCTCGTGGTTCTTgtgtatttccttaaaaaataaccaGCTTGGAATAACcaatatgccaaagaggcatatctTGGGGTGGCGAAGTTTGACCCCTGGATTTGGGGCATTCCAAGAATTCCCAGATATTGGGTTGACTGGGCTTCCCAAAGCCTGGGGATGAGGAAGCAGCTCAGGGAGACTTGGGCAATCATGCCCTTTCCCAGGGAGGCGGTACCTGGGCTTATTCACAGGGTGAGGCCTTGCTTTCAGCCTGAGTCTGGTCTCTTCCAGTTACTCTGGGTGGACAGAACCTGTGGGGAGCCTCAGAACTCTGCCCCCTCTCTACCTTCTGTTAGGAATCCAGGTGTTCTTCTTCTCTCCAGAGAGCCAGAGCCCAGGTGCTCCCTTACCAGGGAGGGAGTGCCTTCTGGTGAAAGGCATCCTAAAGGCCTGGGAGGTGGCagctggagaaggagggcagggcCAGAAGCCAAGTCTGAAGGAAGGAACTGCCAGCCAATGAAAGGGGAACTGCCTGCACCCTGACCTGTGGAACTGGGACAGCACGGGACCCACAGGTATTTCTGagtgtgggtgtgagtgtgttTCTTGTTGAGAAGCCTCTCCCTTGGAAGAGGACTGTACCACATGGAGTGTTAAGACCATATCTCCTCTGCCCCAGAACAGGGGACCCCCTGCTGACTCTTGTCAGTACCCTCTTGtgccctccctcaccctcacACCATTCCCAACTGGGAAGGAATTCTCTGCACAAGACCCATCCATATGTGTTTGGATTTCTGAGTTCTCTTATTGCTGGAGCTTGCAACTCTTTTCTATAAGAATGGGGGTTAACAATCCTACATTGCACAGTTagtataaggattaaataaggttGCTTGTGTGAGTGTCCATACTGGCTTTGTACATAGTAGCTACTCAATGAAATCTAGTTGCCCAGGAAAACAGGATGAGGGTGTTTACCCATCCAAGGAGCACCTGATATCGCTGGGGACCCTGAGAGTCCCACTCAGGCACTGGCCCACAGGAAGCCCATAGTTTGGCAGGGAAGCAGACAGAGGTTCCATGCATTGGGATGGGTGCCCTGTTTGAGGAGTAAAGCACAGTTGGGTTAACTGTCAGTGTCTCTCCCAGGGCCAAGGTCCACACTTTCTCATCCGTGTCCTGGGACCACATGAGGATGCTgctgtggcttcctgtcttgctgGGTCTTGGGAGCTGGAGTGAGTTTTCTTTTACTGGAACAGTGGGTAACTAAGAAGGATCATCTAATCTCACAGCAGAGAATGTGCTTTCTCCTTAGGGAGAAAGAATAACTTTGCATTTAGAACACAGAATTTGGACTCTGTAAACCTATTTCAAATCCTTGACCTGCCTCCAGCAATGATTTTAAACAAACTATTCAGTCCTTTAAACCTTAATTTTCCCAGCTGAAACTGAGATAATGTTATGATTTCCCAAagtttttgaggattaaatgagataatgcacatgaAGGACTTTGCACTTGCACAACGGGAGCAATGATTCTGTCTGTATGATTTCTATGTCAGTCAGAGTCAATCAGGGGTTTATGCTTTTGTCAATAAGAGAAAGTCCTCGGAGATAGGGATGTCAGTTCCACACACAGGAGCTTGGGCACAGCACATGCCCCCAAATCAGCCCTGGAAGAACAGACTTGATTTGTGCAAGTAATTCTAATCCCTTCTCCATATCATTTTCCCATTGTTTCTATTCAGTAAAATCCATACAAAAGAGGACCTTGTCCTTTTGAGATGCTTGGACACATTTATTTCCAGAttgcatttttcccccaaatgtgtGTATAGATGTAGCTCATGAGAAACGGATATATTTCCAACTTCCTGCTCTTGGCTATTTAACTATGTTCTGGGATATTCCCTGGAGTTGGTGTTGGAGAAAAGCATGCACATGTTGCTACTGGAGGTAGTCCTTCTGCCAGCGTAATGGGGTCTCCTGGAAGGGCCTCAGTGATCTGGCCTGAGTCTGTCACTGAGATGGCTAGTACTGGGGTTCTCTGAGGACTGATGCAAAATGGAATGTTTCTCTGCAGGTGCTTTCTCCTGGAATGAAACACAAGCCAAACGCATATCAGAGGGCCTTCAGGATCTGTTTGGCAACATCTCTCAGCTTATTGATAAAGGAAGACTTGGTCTCAATGGTGAGGAGGCTTAAGGATAGCTGGGTATCTGCTGTGACCAGTGCTTCTGAGGTCTGCACTGCCCCTTGTGGCTGGCATGAGAATGCATGGGGCTGAGACAGTGGACGGAGCAAACCACCTGCTAGGATGCCACGGACCTTGGGGGTCCGGGTGTTATTGGGAGAGGGCAGAAACCAGGACAGGGAGATTCATCCTCTTCACTAAGGGCCCCCTCGCCTGAGGGTGGAGACCacaccctgccctcagggagtcgTCGGACTGAAAGGGAGAGTCAGGCCATACCTTGAGAGAGTCCCTAGGCTGAGGAGGAGATGTAGTTCCTTCAGGAAGCACTCAGAACAGGACAAAGGACACAGAGCCACAGAGCAAACTGTCAGTGAACATAGTGTGCACTGGGGGCATTAGTGCTGCCCAGATGGGCCTCTCAGGCCTTCCCTGGGGAAGCAGTGGGAAGGAGCTGCTTCCTGAAAGCAGAGGTCCTagagcagagcagggcaggagctGCGGGGTGGAGTCTGTCCCAGGTAGGGATGCCCTGTATGAGGGAGCAGAGCATACAGGCTTCTCTGGACAGGTGCATACTCTGCAATGGGAACAGCGGAAGGGATGTGGAGGTAAGAAGCAGAGGGTGTGCCTGCCTGCTGAAGGCCTCCTCCCAGGACTCTTCTACCCTCAAGAAGCAGACTCAGCCCAGAATGGCACCCATGGCCCAGGGGGTTAGTGAGGCAGTGATGGAGCAGGATGCGCCGAGTGATAACCTCCTCACCCTTGTGGTTACCCCACTGATGTCTCCACAGTGGTCTCTCACAAGGAGTGGGGGGCAGAAGCTGTTGGCTGCAGCACTCCACTGACCAGGCCTGTGGATTTCTTTGTCACGCACCATGTCCCTGGACTGGAGTGTCACAACCGGACTGCATGTAGTCAGAGGCTGTGGGAACTCTGGGACCATCATGTGCACAACAACAGCTGGTGTGATGTGGCCTACAAGTAAGGGACAAGGGATATGTGAGAGTATGTGATCAATGATACTGCTTATGACACTTCTCTTGGCCTTACTCATCTCTGCTCTCCACTTACCAGGTTGAGGTCATATTGGGTTGATAATGAGTAAAATATTAAACCCCTACAAAATTCCAAATCCGTTTGAATTTTCTGTGAGAtctaaaagaaagcaaggaaggttAAGTAATAACTATACGTATATGCCCCCCCAAACCTAGTTCACATAACACATTGACAGTTACAAATGACTACTGTGTGCATGAATTCATTTGCTCCACCAAGGTTGGTCAGGCATGCATTACTATCCCCATGGTCCAGGTGAGGGGAGTGAGGCAAGGACGTTGTCTGATTTGCTCAGAGTCACACAACTGCAAAGTTGTGGAGCCCAGACTGGCTCAAAACTGGCTCTTTGCCTGCTGCATGTCCCACTTCACCACATTCAGGAGGCTCCCACTTTGTGAGACATCTCTTACCCTAGTGGCCACTCCAGTGGACCCTTTTAGTGTCCAGGACCACGTGCCCTTGGCTTATCTCTGACCTCACCCAGTTATGGACAGTCCCTATGCATGGTAATGGCTTCTCACTTCCAGTACCCTCTGCATCTCTCTGCTTTTCCACTTCAGACTTTCATCATCTCTGATGGTGAAAGGGAGTTAATACCCCCTGGCAGGCAGGGGTTGTAGATaactccctcagcccctggccctTCTCAGGGACAATCTTAGGTCCATGTACTCAGTTCCTTGGAAGTTCACCCTGtctggtggtgggtggtgggtggtggggagtGGGTAATGATTCTAAGCCCCAGGTGGCCATTGTGAAGCCAGCCCAATTGCATTGCACATGCTTTGTTGGGTTTCTTGCTTCTGACTTGCTCTCCTTGTTCCCTCACTCTGGCTTCTGGGACCCCTTATCAAATAAACTGCCTGTGTCCATGTGCTTTTCTGAGGAGCTACTTCCTGAGAAATTTACGTAAGATAGATCTATGTAAGAGAAATCACATGAGCAGCTTACGTGGAGATGACACAGGTAGCATGCATTTTAGAGGAAGGAAAGCCATGTTTGAGGCTGAGAAGAATCTCACAGTGTAATTGAGTCTGTGTTAGTTACTGTGATGGCACCAGGACCTCTCCTCCTCCTGAGTGTGTAGGATGATTTACATAAAACCTAGGCATTTGAGCAAAGAAGGTAGGCAGTGTGGAGGTAGCTTCTGAATTCTAAGGGAATATAAATGACTTGGACTATCCATTGTCTGGGACAAGTCCATGCAAATTCCCTGTAGTGAGCACAGCTTGAGCACTTCTCCCTTTGGAGGTTGGTAAGTGGTTCCTCTTGTGGGATACACCACGGTGCCAGCCACTCAGCCTGTATCTCCCTGCTTCACAGCTTCCTGGTTGGAGACGATGGCAGAGTATATGAAGGTGTTGGCTGGAACATCCAAGGCATGCACACCCAGGGCTACAACCACATCTCCCTGGGCTTTGCTTTCTTTGGCACCAAGGAAGGTAATGGTCATTCCAGCTGCCCTTCTCCAAAGAGTTACCCACTTCTTTGTTTCCGCACTGACTCTTCGACCTCCTACTTCCCCAATGATCCACTCTCCTGGAGTTCCCCTCTCCTTTGGCTTCCATGAATGAATGGCATTagttctcttcctcctgctctggTTTCCTTCTCAGTCTCTAAGTTGGCTCCTTTCCCTCTGACAGTCTCACAGTGGAggtgctgtccagttctctctgCAGCCTTGTCACCATTATGCACTCATCATGGAGGAATGTGGGCTTCTGCTCTCTTCTATCAGTGACTCACATCTTCCTCTCTGGCTCTCACCCTTCTTCAGTGCCAGGCCCTGTTTCCCATTTCTTGCCAGGAACCTCCTCCTCCCATCTCTCTTACCCCAAGattttctgtataatttttaaaaccactctGAGGCCTCCAATCCCTGAGTCCCTTccactttcttttattcttactgCTGCCCATTCCCCCAGCCCATGTCCTAGCATACATGCTCCAGGACCATTCCACTGAGTTTGTGCACTCTTACTATTAAAATTCTTGCTCAGCTAGTTTCTCACTGTCCCCTCCCAATACTCTGTGAGAAAATCCAGACAAGTTTCCTGGTTGCTGTTATACAGAGTACAACCTGAGCTCCAGAGAGGAAGTGACCCAAGGAGAAGAATCAGAAGGCAAGGCCacacttttcttttctaatttcagGGTGGTTTACAGCATGCCAGAGGACTGTGTGTTCAGCTTGGTTTGTTTTTGTGACCCCTCATTGCTATCTCGGTGTCACTCTGTTTCCTCTGGGGTCTTGAGCACATTACTTTTTGGAGCCTCAAGTTCCTCTCTGTAAATATGGGGCTAATAATAGCATCCACCTCAGAGGTTTGTGGTGAGGATCAAAGAAGTTAATGCAGGTAAAGAGGCTGGCACATGCCTGGAAGGGTGCCTGCCAATGGGAAACCCTGGCCCGGCCAGCTGAGCACTCCAGAGCATAGTGCTGCCTTCCAGCTCTTCCACGGAGAAAGAGCAATAAATGAAGTCTTATCAGGTCACTGGGAAAGGTCTTCATCCTAGACTAGGTGGATCCTTGACTTTTAGGCTTTCCAACCTGGGGGATGAGCCAGTTCCCCTCCAACAGCTATGTAGGGGCTGGCAGGGCCTCTCATCCTTCTTCCACAATACCCTGAAACTCAGGCCAGACCCAGGTTACCACAGATGGCTCTCTTTCAGGCCACAGTCCTAGCCCTGCTGCCCTGTCAGCCATGCAGGGTCTGATCTCCTATGCAATCCAGAAGGGCCACCTGTCCTCCATGTATGTTCAGCCACTTCTTGTGAAAGGTGAAAACTGCCTGGCCCCTCTGCAGAAGGCAAGTCCTAAGAAAGGTAAGACTTTCAACCCTACTGGGCCTCCCTTTaaacctacccacccaccccatgCCCTTATAACTTCCAAATGCCATTGAGAGTGACTTTTTTAGCCAAGCTCTCATTGGATCCCTTCTTATAGGCAACTGGTCATCCAACTCTGAAACTTTGGGGCTGGTAAAATTTGAGACGGACTCTCCAGGTCACCCCTTTATACCTCAGACTCTGAGAATGATAGAGCTATGGCATTAGCCTGGTATAATATATGTGTACTAATTTCTTGAGTCAGTCAACAATTAGTCACTGAAGAGTTATCATGGAATAAAACACATAAGCAGTAGCCTTATAAAGTTTCAACCTAGAGAGTAGAAAAAGACAATAAGCAAATAAGCAAGTAAAATATTTGATATGTTATAAGGTGAAAAGTActgtggagaaagaaaacatggagaGGGATAGGCATCTAACACAGACAAGCACAAAAGCACAAATGTGCATCTTTCTGAATATAAGAACCTGAACAACATTGATTGATTGAAGTGCTTAAGTCACCACCTATACTGACTTCACAGGAAGGGGTTAGTGTAATTCAGGTAATAAACACTAGATAAAAGGTAGATTTGGGGTTTAACAAATTACAACATCAAAACCAGTATAGTTAAGGGGCAACTGgctggtagagcacgtgactctggatcttggggtcatgagttccagcacCATGTTGGTAGTAgagtttacttcaaaaaaaaaaataagggcacctatgtggctcatttggttaagcatctgactcttgatttaggctgaggtcatgatctcatggtcatgagattgagtccccatcaggctctgcgctgggcgtggaccctgcttaagattctctttccctccctccgtctccctccctctgtcccttccctgctcatgctgtgcaAGGGTGTGCtctagccctctctctctcactctctctttcaaagaaacCCAAAACTGACAGTGTAGTTAATAACCACTTTTGGCCTTTTCCTGGacttaataaagttttaaagataATTAGCTCTATTATGTGAAAGCTCTGAGTAAATCTGATCTCTGTCTTTGGATTAGCCATCTGCTAATATTAATAATTGCTTACACTGACAGAATTTTAGGGATTACAAGTGAGTCTCAAAGACATGCTTTCAGATGAAAATTCAACTGATTTGTCCAAAAGACCCTGTTATGCATGTACATCCACATATACACAAGACAATCATACAGATAAATAAGTACCCTTTGCTCTTGGGAATGAGTATCCATGTACCCTTAGGATCAACATTCACACACTCCTCTGGGTTCTATTTTAAGGTTAGATCCCATGTCTATGATTCCTGCCTTTTGAATCCAATCCTACCATGCAGATATACCCCACTACCAGGTGGGCTTTCCTGAATTCCACAGTCAGAGTTAGGTCAGGATGCCCAGATGGCATGGGGATGTTCAGTATTGAGGTGGTTGGCATGAGTGGGCATGAGTCCACACGTTGATGTTTTctggctcccctccccagcttgctccaACATTGTCCCTCGATCTGCATGGGAGGCCAGGAAGACGCACTGTCCCAAGATGAACCTCCCAGCTAAGTATGTTGTCATTTTCCACACCGCTGGGAGAACCTGCATCATGTCTGATGAGTGCCACCTGCTGGTCCAAGATATCCAGTCCTTCTTCATAGACAGATTGAATTCATGTGACATTGGGTATAAGTAAGTGGACCTGAGGATGTATGGGCTTCTTTTACCTCGAAGCAGACTCTGAACCTTCgaatgggagagaaaggaaagtaatgtttactgagtgcctgccaTATGAAAGGTGCTCCATCTATGACCATGTTGATTTTTCACACAACCCTAGGTGAGCCTTACTTAGGATATAGCTAATGGGGTGGTCATTCTCCTTGAACATGTTCtcaaaatgtatctattttttttaagtttatttatatgtttttagagagagtgagcgagcatgagtgcaagtgcaggaagggcagagagagagggagagagaatcccatgcaggctttcCACTGTCAGCAGTGCCCGTcaaggggctggatcccacgaaccatgagatcatgacctgagctgaaataaagtcAGATGCcttaccaactgagtcacccaggtgcccctcaaaatgtgtcatttttaaagattgtataTAGATATGATGGAGGTCAAGACTGCTGGCAATATATTAGAAGTCATACACATGC contains the following coding sequences:
- the LOC102958199 gene encoding peptidoglycan recognition protein 4 — protein: MLREHSGKGAALAKRGAFSWNETQAKRISEGLQDLFGNISQLIDKGYPTDVSTVVSHKEWGAEAVGCSTPLTRPVDFFVTHHVPGLECHNRTACSQRLWELWDHHVHNNSWCDVAYNFLVGDDGRVYEGVGWNIQGMHTQGYNHISLGFAFFGTKEGHSPSPAALSAMQGLISYAIQKGHLSSMYVQPLLVKGENCLAPLQKASPKKACSNIVPRSAWEARKTHCPKMNLPAKYVVIFHTAGRTCIMSDECHLLVQDIQSFFIDRLNSCDIGYNFLVGQDGVIYEGVGWNVQGSRAPGYNDIALGIAFMGTFLGTPPNAAALEAAQNLIQCAADKGYLTPNYLLVGHSDIVNTLSPGEALYNIIKTWPHFKH